One Kitasatospora sp. MAP12-44 DNA segment encodes these proteins:
- a CDS encoding electron transfer flavoprotein subunit alpha/FixB family protein, with protein sequence MAEILVLVDHADGVIRKPALELLTLARRIGEPSAVVLGAGAAAADIAAKAGEFGAAKVYVADAAEFSDYLVVPKVDALTQIAKAADAAAVLVTSSGEGKEIAARVALRLGSGIITDAVDLEAGDGGPVATQSVFAASFQVKSRVSHGAPVITVKPNAVGPEAAPAAGAVENVTVAFTGNAAKVTSRTARVSSGRPELTEAAIVVSGGRGVGAAEGFSVVEALADSLGAAVGASRAAVDAGWYPHSNQVGQTGKQVSPQLYVAAGISGAIQHRAGMQTSKTIVAINKDAEAPIFELVDYGVVGDLFEVLPQLTAEVKARKG encoded by the coding sequence ATGGCTGAAATCCTGGTTCTCGTGGACCACGCCGACGGTGTGATCCGCAAGCCCGCCCTCGAACTGCTGACCCTGGCCCGCCGCATCGGCGAGCCCTCGGCCGTCGTGCTCGGTGCCGGCGCCGCCGCCGCCGACATCGCGGCCAAGGCCGGCGAGTTCGGCGCGGCCAAGGTGTACGTCGCCGACGCCGCCGAGTTCTCCGACTACCTCGTCGTCCCCAAGGTCGACGCGCTGACCCAGATCGCCAAGGCGGCCGACGCCGCCGCGGTCCTGGTCACCTCGTCCGGTGAGGGCAAGGAGATCGCGGCCCGCGTCGCGCTGCGCCTGGGCTCGGGCATCATCACCGACGCCGTCGACCTGGAGGCCGGCGACGGCGGCCCGGTCGCCACCCAGTCGGTCTTCGCCGCCTCGTTCCAGGTGAAGTCGCGGGTGTCGCACGGCGCCCCGGTCATCACCGTCAAGCCGAACGCGGTCGGCCCCGAGGCCGCCCCGGCCGCCGGTGCGGTCGAGAACGTCACCGTCGCCTTCACCGGCAACGCCGCCAAGGTCACCTCGCGCACCGCGCGGGTCTCCTCGGGCCGCCCCGAGCTGACCGAGGCCGCCATCGTGGTCTCCGGCGGCCGCGGTGTCGGTGCCGCCGAGGGCTTCAGCGTGGTCGAGGCGCTGGCCGACTCGCTCGGTGCCGCCGTCGGCGCCTCGCGCGCCGCCGTCGACGCCGGCTGGTACCCGCACAGCAACCAGGTCGGCCAGACCGGCAAGCAGGTCTCCCCGCAGCTGTACGTCGCGGCGGGCATCTCCGGCGCGATCCAGCACCGGGCCGGCATGCAGACGTCCAAGACGATCGTCGCGATCAACAAGGACGCCGAGGCGCCGATCTTCGAGCTGGTCGACTACGGCGTGGTCGGCGACCTCTTCGAGGTGCTGCCGCAGCTGACCGCCGAGGTCAAGGCGCGCAAGGGCTGA